One segment of Erigeron canadensis isolate Cc75 chromosome 2, C_canadensis_v1, whole genome shotgun sequence DNA contains the following:
- the LOC122586888 gene encoding tropinone reductase homolog At5g06060-like codes for MTNINSSITKNFRWSLAGTTALVTGGTRGIGYAVVEELAELGAAVHTCSRNEAELTKLLEQWTAKGFAVTGSVCDVTCRLQRQQLLEKVASQFSGKLNILVNNVGTYIMKPTVEYTPEEYSMVMTTNLESCYHICQLAHPLLKSSGSGSVVFISSVAGLVHLVSGSLYGSTKGAMNQLTRNLACEWAKDNIRTNGVAPWITKTPLVEDLLNNKEVMDRVASRTPLKRPADPNEVSSLVAFLCLPAASYITGQIIAVDGGFTVNGFD; via the exons ATGACGAATATTAATAGCTCTATAACTAAAAATTTTAGATGGTCTTTAGCTGGAACCACGGCTCTAGTCACTGGTGGTACACGTGGAATAGGATATGCTGTGGTTGAGGAACTAGCCGAGTTAGGCGCAGCAGTGCACACTTGTTCTCGCAACGAAGCTGAGTTGACCAAATTGCTGGAACAATGGACCGCAAAGGGCTTCGCGGTTACTGGTTCTGTTTGCGATGTAACTTGTCGTCTGCAACGCCAACAACTTCTTGAAAAAGTTGCGTCTCAGTTTAGTGGCAAACTGAACATTCTG GTGAACAATGTTGGGACTTACATAATGAAACCTACTGTAGAGTATACTCCAGAAGAATACTCTATGGTTATGACCACCAATTTGGAATCATGTTATCACATATGTCAACTTGCACATCCTCTTTTAAAGTCATCAGGGTCTGGAAGCGTTGTTTTCATTTCCTCAGTCGCAGGTCTCGTTCACTTAGTCTCTGGATCGCTTTATGGATCCACAAAGG GTGCGATGAATCAGCTTACAAGGAATTTAGCATGTGAATGGGCTAAAGATAACATTCGGACCAACGGTGTAGCACCATGGATCACTAAAACCCCCCTTGTTGAAGAT TTACTTAATAATAAGGAGGTGATGGATAGAGTAGCATCCAGAACTCCCCTGAAACGACCCGCAGACCCAAATGAAGTTTCATCTCTCGTCGCATTTCTTTGCCTACCAGCAGCTTCTTACATCACCGGCCAAATAATTGCTGTTGATGGAGGGTTTACGGTAAACGGGTTTGACTAG